From one Chlamydiifrater phoenicopteri genomic stretch:
- the pknD gene encoding serine/threonine-protein kinase PknD produces MKDNGYQIIRLIGKGGMGEVYLAYDPIYDRKVALKRIRSDLPSSPVLKQRFLREPRIAGRLVHPGVVPVYSIREEEDHVYYTMPYIEGKTLKSLFKEVWNKDLIPQTLKEKTSVSSLVSIFYNVCKTIEYVHSQGVLHRDLKPDNILLGLFGEVVILDWGAAIEKQYSSAEDYDEDIAGGSHGDREGFSGITVPGKVVGTLDYMAPERLNGEPATELTDIYSLGVMLYQMLTLSFPFPKRRKMKASKLGENILPPETVAPYREISPILSKVVMKALEFDPALRYQSVAELCSDLASYLSGTSGYSEEEVLFLSDKSVWKFSEPILLSTYFPKLKGASSLWYELSVSKQAWFSDVRFRYTIPKNHIREGLGVLFPVALHTGVSSPLGYGLWLALQNNEVVFSLTKNGTELAHQTISILGDAVSIPVLIEKEETKITFKIGDFFLFSCTEDLLRGGHVGILSCDPKVFSGEIFVSEINNSLQVSCLSIPDAFLAERFYDHALALYRRIAEAFPGRREGCEARFRAGMTLLENYSGKKGDLRTDSRNLLTALEEFSYLHNTILAPLEYLGKSFVYHVMGDYSEESKCLALGLKRYSTHQEVYRLKEQLLYRVHESSRKDPRAFLRFLSLALGVSPEAFSQSDRQRFFQLLQLKIDATFLFDDRSLTLFDSKKIRLLLSYWTGESTAVLGFVEKDSREKDFWAKALTVLFINSPKQFATHVQSLIDEEEIALDKHLMLFSEWLSMVFTKFDDVYSSVTQVGAEFPESCLVYLFEILLLAAPLTNREEQMLELIARVEESICQSTSLIGDIFAEKFLKFYAGKSLSEIKFSLDCKKIRLLLFLGDRKRAGALLASYNENLFIDDAKELFVLYGCWLALTEGEELARVHFLGVNESSDYSPKVLLARLIVEGSRFPLQSLLEGEKRELLGQQLLYYKCLGDVEGVSTVLRQYREMF; encoded by the coding sequence ATGAAGGATAATGGTTATCAGATTATTCGCTTAATTGGCAAAGGAGGAATGGGAGAAGTATATTTAGCTTATGACCCTATTTATGACAGGAAGGTAGCTTTAAAAAGAATACGTTCGGATTTACCCTCAAGTCCTGTTCTTAAACAAAGATTTCTTAGAGAACCTCGTATAGCAGGTAGGCTAGTGCATCCTGGTGTGGTTCCCGTGTATTCCATCCGAGAGGAGGAAGATCATGTGTATTACACAATGCCCTATATAGAAGGCAAAACATTAAAAAGTCTTTTTAAGGAAGTTTGGAACAAAGATCTTATACCTCAAACTCTTAAAGAGAAAACATCCGTATCCTCCCTTGTTTCTATTTTTTACAACGTGTGTAAAACTATAGAATATGTTCATTCGCAAGGCGTTTTACATCGAGATCTGAAACCAGATAATATTTTACTTGGACTCTTTGGTGAAGTTGTTATTCTAGATTGGGGAGCTGCTATAGAAAAGCAGTATAGCTCAGCAGAGGATTATGATGAGGATATAGCGGGGGGTAGCCACGGAGATAGGGAAGGATTCTCTGGCATTACAGTCCCAGGTAAAGTTGTTGGAACATTAGATTATATGGCTCCCGAACGTCTAAACGGGGAGCCCGCAACAGAGCTAACGGATATTTATTCTCTCGGGGTTATGCTGTACCAGATGTTGACGCTTTCATTTCCTTTCCCTAAGAGAAGGAAAATGAAAGCCTCGAAGCTTGGAGAGAATATTTTACCTCCGGAGACGGTGGCTCCTTACCGCGAAATTTCGCCGATATTATCTAAAGTTGTTATGAAAGCTTTAGAGTTTGATCCGGCATTGCGTTATCAATCAGTTGCTGAGTTGTGTTCAGACCTAGCATCTTATTTGTCTGGGACTTCAGGTTATTCTGAAGAGGAAGTATTATTTCTGTCTGATAAGAGCGTGTGGAAATTTTCTGAGCCCATACTTTTATCAACGTATTTCCCAAAGCTTAAGGGAGCGTCTTCTCTTTGGTATGAATTGTCCGTATCTAAGCAGGCTTGGTTTTCAGATGTAAGGTTTCGATATACTATTCCAAAGAACCATATTCGAGAAGGCTTAGGAGTACTGTTTCCGGTAGCTCTGCATACAGGAGTTTCTAGTCCTCTAGGGTATGGGCTGTGGCTTGCTTTACAGAATAACGAAGTGGTTTTTTCTTTAACTAAAAACGGTACAGAACTAGCTCATCAAACGATTTCCATTTTGGGAGATGCTGTGTCTATTCCTGTTCTTATAGAAAAAGAAGAAACAAAGATAACTTTTAAAATAGGCGACTTTTTCTTATTTTCTTGTACGGAAGACCTTTTGAGAGGGGGACACGTAGGTATATTGTCTTGTGACCCGAAAGTATTTTCTGGGGAAATATTTGTTTCTGAGATTAACAATAGCTTACAAGTAAGCTGTCTATCTATTCCGGATGCCTTTTTGGCTGAAAGATTTTATGACCATGCGTTGGCATTGTATCGACGCATAGCAGAAGCTTTTCCTGGAAGGAGAGAGGGGTGTGAGGCTCGGTTTCGCGCAGGGATGACTCTCTTAGAGAATTATTCGGGTAAAAAGGGAGATCTGCGTACTGATTCCAGAAACTTATTGACGGCTTTAGAAGAATTTTCTTACCTACACAACACTATACTAGCTCCTTTAGAGTATTTGGGTAAGTCTTTTGTATATCACGTTATGGGGGATTATTCTGAAGAATCTAAATGTTTAGCTCTAGGGCTGAAACGTTATTCTACACATCAGGAAGTTTATCGTCTTAAAGAGCAATTGTTATATCGAGTTCACGAATCATCCCGTAAAGATCCAAGAGCTTTTTTGCGATTTTTATCGTTAGCCTTGGGAGTTTCTCCAGAGGCATTTTCTCAGTCAGATAGACAGCGCTTTTTCCAATTATTACAATTGAAAATTGATGCTACATTTTTGTTTGATGATCGATCTTTGACACTTTTTGATTCGAAGAAGATTCGCCTTTTGCTGAGTTATTGGACTGGAGAATCTACAGCTGTTTTGGGATTTGTAGAGAAAGACAGCAGGGAAAAAGATTTTTGGGCAAAAGCTCTTACTGTGTTGTTCATAAATTCTCCTAAGCAATTTGCTACGCATGTACAATCACTGATAGATGAAGAAGAGATAGCTTTAGATAAACATTTGATGCTATTTTCTGAATGGTTGTCAATGGTGTTCACGAAATTTGATGATGTGTATTCTTCCGTGACTCAAGTAGGTGCAGAATTTCCTGAGAGTTGTCTAGTTTATTTGTTCGAGATTCTTTTATTAGCGGCTCCATTGACAAACCGTGAAGAACAAATGCTGGAACTAATCGCTAGGGTAGAAGAAAGTATTTGTCAATCCACATCTCTTATTGGGGATATTTTTGCAGAAAAATTTTTGAAGTTTTACGCTGGAAAGTCTCTTTCTGAGATAAAATTCTCTTTGGACTGTAAGAAGATTCGACTTTTGTTATTCTTAGGAGACAGAAAACGTGCTGGAGCTCTATTAGCCTCTTATAATGAGAACCTTTTTATTGATGATGCGAAAGAGCTTTTTGTTTTGTATGGATGTTGGTTAGCTTTAACAGAGGGAGAAGAACTAGCTCGCGTACATTTTTTAGGTGTAAATGAATCTTCAGATTATTCTCCCAAAGTTCTCCTTGCTCGACTAATTGTCGAAGGCTCTAGGTTTCCTCTTCAGTCGTTGTTGGAAGGAGAAAAAAGAGAGCTGTTGGGGCAACAGCTACTGTATTACAAATGTTTAGGAGATGTTGAAGGAGTATCAACAGTGTTACGTCAGTATAGGGAAATGTTTTAG
- a CDS encoding V-type ATP synthase subunit I: MRVDIKKCLFIATSRVKEDFFLDCRSLEAVEFFSKEFTFSERVSGKHAEAVKILRRLGAEFSLEELKIDTTNFQLSVEEIIEEVLRLDREAAKLKELLKAVNKEILRVQPLGRFSTQDIEDLCRRTGLSVRYFYRRHIDGDPIEVNDENVFHISTAHNFDYYVVIGVVNLSKDRYTEIVVKQSFSELQERGAELQKEIREKTNRLLEFHSALPLIIKDLYERINYTNLSNVEKCSSPAFNGKLFSITGWVVANRMKELAKICEAHGVWMEEVFPDEGERIPTHLENTGLGAIGEDLVNIYDTPSSADLDPSTWVFISFALFFSMIINDAGYGLLFLLSSLWFKFRSKKKPSGLKRRFLKMATILGGSCIVWGLATASFFGVSFSSNSIMNEISLTRFLALKKAEYFLEKKPSSYKKLIVEYPILKEKTSPKEFLMTKGSRSGGEEVKYLIYDKFIDNILMEISLFVGIVHIMLGIIRNFRRAPTGVGWLLFLVGGYLYFPIYLNCVSLIHYFFKVPYAMGGELGLYFLLGGIGLASVIAVIKDKWKGIGELTVVIQVFSDVLSYLRIYALGLAGAMMGATFNSMGAKLSGVFGALVILLGHSVNIVLSIMGGVIHGLRLNFIEWYHYCFEGGGKKLNPFRRIAQEDE; this comes from the coding sequence ATGAGGGTTGATATAAAGAAATGTCTTTTCATTGCTACTTCTCGGGTAAAAGAAGATTTTTTTTTAGACTGTCGTAGCTTGGAAGCTGTAGAATTTTTTTCTAAGGAGTTTACTTTTTCTGAAAGAGTTTCTGGTAAACATGCGGAGGCCGTAAAGATTCTGCGTAGACTGGGGGCAGAATTCTCTTTAGAGGAATTAAAAATTGACACAACGAATTTTCAGCTGTCAGTAGAGGAAATCATAGAAGAAGTTTTAAGACTGGATCGTGAAGCGGCCAAGTTAAAAGAACTTTTAAAGGCTGTCAATAAGGAGATTCTTCGAGTTCAACCTTTAGGTAGATTTTCTACTCAAGACATAGAGGATCTGTGTCGTCGTACGGGCTTGTCTGTTCGTTATTTTTATCGCAGACATATTGATGGAGACCCCATAGAGGTTAATGACGAAAATGTTTTCCATATATCTACCGCACATAATTTTGACTATTATGTGGTAATAGGCGTTGTTAACCTTTCTAAGGATAGATATACGGAAATTGTTGTTAAGCAATCATTTTCAGAGCTTCAAGAGCGGGGGGCAGAACTTCAAAAAGAAATTCGAGAAAAGACAAATCGTTTGCTAGAATTTCACTCAGCTTTACCCTTAATTATAAAAGATTTGTACGAAAGGATAAACTATACCAATCTATCAAATGTAGAGAAGTGTAGTAGTCCCGCATTCAATGGTAAGCTCTTTTCTATTACGGGATGGGTTGTGGCCAACCGCATGAAAGAACTTGCAAAGATATGTGAAGCTCACGGTGTGTGGATGGAAGAGGTATTTCCAGACGAGGGGGAAAGAATCCCCACGCATTTGGAGAATACTGGCTTGGGTGCCATAGGTGAGGATTTAGTTAATATTTATGACACCCCCTCATCCGCAGATTTAGATCCTTCCACGTGGGTATTTATTTCCTTTGCCCTATTCTTTTCTATGATTATCAATGATGCTGGGTACGGATTACTATTTCTGCTTTCGTCCTTATGGTTTAAGTTTCGTTCTAAGAAAAAGCCGAGTGGTCTGAAAAGACGTTTCCTTAAAATGGCAACTATTTTAGGAGGTAGTTGCATAGTTTGGGGGCTAGCTACAGCGTCCTTTTTTGGAGTTTCATTCTCTTCGAACAGCATTATGAATGAAATTTCTTTAACGCGATTTTTAGCTTTGAAGAAAGCTGAATACTTTTTAGAAAAAAAGCCTTCTTCATATAAAAAATTAATAGTAGAGTATCCGATTTTAAAAGAAAAAACTTCTCCAAAAGAATTTTTAATGACTAAAGGTTCGAGAAGTGGAGGAGAAGAGGTTAAATATCTCATTTATGACAAGTTTATAGATAACATCTTAATGGAGATTTCTTTATTCGTTGGCATAGTGCATATTATGCTTGGTATAATAAGGAATTTTCGACGAGCTCCGACAGGAGTGGGATGGCTGCTATTTTTGGTTGGAGGATATCTCTACTTCCCTATCTACCTCAACTGCGTCTCCTTAATACACTATTTCTTTAAGGTTCCTTATGCTATGGGCGGGGAACTCGGTTTGTATTTTCTTTTAGGAGGAATAGGTCTAGCTAGTGTGATAGCTGTTATCAAAGATAAGTGGAAAGGGATAGGGGAACTTACTGTAGTTATCCAGGTGTTTTCTGATGTGCTTTCTTATCTGAGGATCTACGCTTTGGGGCTTGCCGGAGCCATGATGGGAGCTACTTTTAATAGCATGGGGGCAAAACTTTCTGGAGTGTTTGGAGCGCTTGTGATCTTGTTGGGCCATTCTGTGAACATTGTTTTGTCTATCATGGGAGGGGTGATTCATGGTTTGCGTTTGAACTTTATCGAGTGGTATCACTACTGTTTTGAAGGTGGAGGAAAGAAATTAAACCCTTTTCGTAGAATTGCTCAAGAGGATGAGTAG
- a CDS encoding ATP synthase subunit C produces MGVLEVVGPALLLGMAMIGSAIGCGIAGVASHAVMSRMDEGHGKIIGMSAMPASQSIYGFILMLLMQNAIKDGKLGAIGAIAIGVSVGVALMASSVMQGKCCVSGIQAYSRSSSVYGKCLASIGIVESFALFAFVFALLLF; encoded by the coding sequence ATGGGTGTTTTAGAAGTTGTTGGGCCAGCATTGCTTTTGGGCATGGCCATGATTGGAAGCGCTATAGGGTGTGGGATTGCCGGAGTAGCCTCTCACGCTGTAATGTCCAGGATGGATGAAGGACATGGAAAGATTATAGGTATGTCTGCTATGCCTGCTTCCCAGTCTATCTACGGATTTATTTTGATGTTATTGATGCAAAATGCCATTAAGGACGGAAAGTTGGGAGCTATAGGTGCTATAGCTATAGGAGTTTCTGTAGGGGTGGCGCTGATGGCATCTTCTGTTATGCAAGGGAAGTGTTGTGTAAGTGGTATACAAGCCTACTCGAGATCATCTTCTGTATATGGAAAGTGTTTAGCCTCTATAGGGATAGTAGAATCGTTTGCGCTCTTTGCTTTTGTTTTTGCATTATTACTCTTTTAA
- a CDS encoding valine--tRNA ligase: MKKEELSKAYSAVLVEERLYAFWESAGLFKANAESSKPPFSVIMPPPNVTGVLHMGHALVNTLQDIVVRYKRKTGFEVCWIPGTDHAGIATQSVVEKHLLASEGKRRRDYSRQEFLEKVEAWKERSQQVILSQLRKLGCSCDWSRQRFTMDAGANAAVRKAFKILFDKGLIYQGDYLVNWDPVLQTALADDEVEHEEKKGYLYYFNYPIVGDRDGRVVSVATTRPETLLGDVAVAVSPEDERYQDLLGVKLYHPLLEKEIPLIFDVRVDQNFGTGAVKITPAHDKDDYRIGVDHGLPLINILTPEGLINDNGGKFCGLTREEAREKVTEAMKSLGRFEKKEDYAVRTGVSYRSGAVVEPFLSKQWFVRAEPFIGKLRSVAEEQLVKLFPPEFKQNYLSWVNNLRDWCISRQLWWGHQIPIWYKKGEESTVICYDGEGVPPEVAENPHEWEQDPDVLDTWFSSGLWPITCLGWPDLNSKDLAKFYPTSFLVTGHDILFFWVTRMILMCSEFSEGEVPFKEVFLHGLIFGKSYFRFDELGQVTYITGEEKKSYDSGSVIPKDVCHKWEKLSKSKGNVVDPLDLIASYGADAIRMTLCSFANRGEQIDLDYRVFEEFKNFSNKIWNGARFILGNIEGLKAEDIEEGIDSSLLGVEDYQVMYRFNELVSLLHEYYTNYSFDKIATRAYEFFRNDLCSTYIELIKPVLFNKLGTDLEKRNKQKLLVCLLAGVLGVLHPMAPFITEELFQKLKQSLGKENYEGGDDYTRSTCRALSAISCMTASYPEAFPERGFPEDLLHRCALRDRLVYIVRNIRSESGISPGEAVKVYIASLEYGHLQEHATALRSLAGVGELFFVEALPKDEVLSIGVVEHISVGVVVSRELLKKETDRLRKDLSKLEASLERNLALLANQEFISKAKAELISEKKEMVDKQKAEVAKIREKLIEKEKQQ, encoded by the coding sequence ATGAAAAAAGAAGAGTTATCTAAAGCATATTCAGCGGTCTTAGTAGAGGAGAGGTTGTATGCTTTTTGGGAATCAGCGGGATTATTTAAAGCAAATGCAGAGTCTAGCAAACCGCCGTTTTCTGTAATAATGCCTCCGCCGAACGTTACAGGAGTTCTACATATGGGGCATGCTTTAGTTAATACTCTTCAGGATATTGTCGTTCGCTACAAACGTAAAACAGGCTTTGAAGTCTGTTGGATCCCTGGAACAGACCACGCCGGCATAGCAACTCAAAGTGTTGTTGAAAAGCATCTGTTGGCTTCAGAGGGAAAAAGAAGAAGGGATTATTCCAGACAAGAGTTTTTAGAAAAAGTAGAAGCCTGGAAAGAGAGGAGTCAGCAGGTAATCCTTTCTCAATTACGTAAGTTAGGGTGTTCTTGTGATTGGTCTCGTCAACGGTTTACAATGGACGCAGGGGCCAATGCGGCGGTGCGAAAAGCTTTTAAGATTCTTTTTGATAAAGGCTTAATCTATCAAGGAGACTACCTGGTAAACTGGGATCCTGTGTTGCAAACAGCGCTAGCTGATGATGAAGTAGAGCATGAAGAAAAGAAGGGTTACCTCTACTACTTCAATTATCCGATAGTAGGTGATAGAGATGGGCGAGTAGTTTCTGTAGCAACGACTAGGCCAGAAACTCTTTTAGGAGACGTTGCTGTAGCAGTTTCCCCTGAGGACGAGCGTTATCAAGATTTGTTGGGTGTTAAGTTATACCATCCCCTTTTGGAAAAGGAGATCCCATTAATTTTTGATGTTCGTGTTGATCAGAACTTTGGGACTGGGGCAGTAAAAATTACCCCAGCTCATGACAAAGATGATTATCGTATAGGGGTGGACCATGGTTTGCCTTTGATAAACATCTTAACTCCTGAAGGGTTAATTAACGATAATGGTGGAAAATTTTGTGGTTTGACGCGTGAGGAGGCTCGGGAGAAAGTTACGGAGGCCATGAAGTCTTTGGGTAGGTTTGAAAAGAAGGAAGACTACGCCGTCCGAACGGGAGTTTCCTATCGTTCTGGAGCCGTTGTGGAACCTTTTCTCTCAAAGCAATGGTTTGTTCGAGCAGAACCTTTTATTGGAAAGTTAAGGAGTGTGGCGGAAGAACAATTAGTGAAACTATTTCCACCTGAGTTCAAGCAAAACTATCTCTCTTGGGTTAACAATCTTAGAGATTGGTGTATTAGTAGACAATTGTGGTGGGGACATCAGATACCTATCTGGTACAAAAAGGGAGAAGAGTCTACGGTGATTTGCTATGATGGAGAGGGCGTTCCTCCCGAAGTAGCAGAGAATCCTCATGAATGGGAGCAGGATCCAGATGTTTTGGATACTTGGTTTTCCTCAGGTTTATGGCCCATTACTTGTCTGGGATGGCCCGATCTTAATTCGAAAGATCTTGCCAAGTTTTACCCAACTTCCTTTTTGGTGACTGGGCATGATATTCTATTTTTCTGGGTCACCAGGATGATATTGATGTGTTCAGAGTTCTCTGAAGGGGAAGTTCCTTTTAAGGAAGTTTTCTTGCATGGGTTAATTTTTGGAAAATCTTACTTTCGTTTTGATGAGCTAGGGCAGGTCACTTATATCACGGGGGAAGAGAAAAAGAGCTACGATTCTGGATCTGTTATTCCCAAGGATGTTTGCCATAAATGGGAAAAACTATCGAAATCAAAAGGCAATGTAGTAGATCCTCTAGATCTTATAGCTTCCTATGGAGCCGACGCTATTCGAATGACCTTGTGTTCTTTTGCTAATAGGGGAGAACAAATAGATTTAGATTATCGGGTTTTTGAAGAGTTTAAGAATTTTTCCAATAAAATTTGGAATGGAGCTCGATTCATACTGGGGAATATTGAAGGGCTTAAAGCTGAAGACATAGAAGAAGGTATAGATAGTTCTCTATTAGGAGTAGAGGATTATCAAGTTATGTATCGGTTCAATGAGCTTGTATCTCTTCTCCATGAATACTATACGAATTACTCTTTTGATAAGATAGCTACAAGAGCTTATGAGTTCTTTAGAAACGATTTATGTTCTACTTACATAGAGCTAATAAAACCTGTCTTATTTAATAAGTTGGGGACTGATTTAGAAAAAAGAAACAAACAAAAATTGTTGGTATGCTTACTTGCAGGTGTTTTGGGCGTTCTGCATCCTATGGCTCCGTTTATAACAGAGGAGCTTTTCCAAAAACTGAAACAATCTCTGGGTAAAGAAAACTATGAAGGTGGCGACGATTATACGAGGTCTACTTGTCGGGCTTTATCGGCAATATCTTGTATGACAGCAAGTTATCCTGAAGCTTTTCCAGAGAGAGGATTTCCGGAAGATTTGTTGCATCGTTGTGCTCTTAGAGATAGATTAGTGTATATAGTAAGAAATATTCGTAGTGAATCAGGAATTTCTCCAGGAGAAGCCGTTAAGGTTTATATAGCTTCTTTAGAGTATGGTCATTTACAAGAGCATGCCACTGCTTTGCGTTCTTTGGCTGGTGTTGGCGAGCTGTTTTTTGTAGAGGCTCTTCCTAAGGATGAAGTTTTATCTATAGGGGTTGTGGAACATATTTCTGTTGGAGTAGTTGTTTCACGAGAGCTTCTGAAGAAAGAGACCGACCGACTGCGAAAGGATTTATCAAAATTAGAAGCATCGTTGGAAAGAAATTTGGCTCTTTTGGCAAATCAGGAGTTTATATCCAAAGCAAAAGCAGAGCTTATTTCAGAAAAAAAAGAAATGGTCGACAAGCAGAAAGCTGAAGTTGCTAAGATTAGAGAAAAACTTATAGAAAAAGAAAAGCAACAATAG